The Candidatus Edwardsbacteria bacterium genome has a segment encoding these proteins:
- the pilM gene encoding type IV pilus assembly protein PilM, giving the protein MLFGKKPATIGLDIGSSQIKVVEIQKTGKGLSLVNYGIAPLLPEAIVEGEIMDRTLVIDTIRTLLETRQIKSNNVVTAVSGRGVIVKRINMDKMKEQEARERIKWEAEQHVPFEISDVVLDFQIINPDSGNNQMEVLLVAARNETVNVHLDLLSGAGLNPILLDYGAFAVQNAFEASYEMPADEIIALVNIGADNTNINFVKNGVPYFTRDLPMASNSCLQLMQKNLGISYEQASELIKGETVSDVSQESAASVFQSFSDDFASSIERTLSFLAMSGGGERMSRIYLSGGGALIPSLQDHLKERFGIPVEIINPLQKISYDPGLFGAVASEKVSPILTLAIGLGLREVK; this is encoded by the coding sequence ATGCTTTTTGGAAAAAAACCAGCCACCATAGGTTTGGACATAGGCAGCAGCCAGATAAAGGTCGTCGAGATCCAGAAGACCGGCAAGGGGCTGTCGCTGGTCAACTACGGTATTGCCCCGCTGCTGCCGGAGGCCATCGTCGAGGGCGAGATCATGGACCGGACCCTGGTGATAGACACCATCAGGACCCTTTTGGAGACCAGGCAGATAAAAAGCAATAATGTGGTAACTGCCGTCTCCGGCCGGGGCGTCATCGTCAAGCGGATCAATATGGACAAGATGAAGGAGCAGGAGGCCCGGGAGAGGATCAAGTGGGAGGCCGAGCAGCATGTGCCGTTCGAGATCTCCGACGTGGTGCTGGATTTCCAGATCATCAACCCCGATTCGGGCAACAACCAGATGGAAGTGCTGCTGGTGGCGGCCAGGAACGAGACGGTGAACGTCCATCTGGACCTGCTGTCCGGGGCCGGCCTGAACCCGATCCTGCTGGATTACGGGGCCTTTGCCGTGCAGAATGCCTTCGAGGCCAGTTACGAAATGCCGGCCGACGAGATCATAGCCCTGGTCAATATCGGGGCCGATAACACCAACATCAATTTCGTCAAGAACGGCGTGCCCTATTTCACCCGGGACCTACCCATGGCCAGCAACTCCTGCCTGCAACTGATGCAGAAGAACCTGGGGATCTCCTACGAGCAGGCCTCGGAGCTGATCAAGGGCGAGACGGTGTCCGACGTCAGCCAGGAATCGGCGGCCTCGGTGTTCCAGTCCTTCTCCGACGATTTCGCCTCCTCCATAGAGCGAACCCTCTCCTTCCTGGCCATGTCCGGCGGGGGGGAAAGGATGAGCCGGATATATCTGTCGGGCGGCGGGGCCCTGATCCCGTCACTTCAGGATCATCTTAAGGAGAGGTTCGGGATCCCGGTGGAGATCATAAACCCGTTACAAAAGATCAGCTATGATCCGGGCCTGTTCGGAGCCGTAGCCAGCGAAAAGGTTTCCCCCATCTTGACCCTGGCCATCGGCCTGGGGCTTAGGGAGGTAAAATAA
- the nrdD gene encoding anaerobic ribonucleoside-triphosphate reductase, whose translation MELQELKDKLSAEKHIYDFTEEGGDIIIRNKKHGVKVCCSAEAVAKHDWATIKSQTVGGRDVNHITRVTGYFTIVEGWNKGKLGELKDRYHSQIA comes from the coding sequence ATGGAACTGCAGGAATTAAAAGACAAACTGAGCGCCGAGAAGCACATCTACGACTTCACCGAAGAGGGCGGGGACATCATCATCCGCAACAAGAAGCACGGGGTCAAGGTGTGCTGCAGCGCCGAGGCCGTCGCCAAGCACGACTGGGCCACCATCAAAAGCCAGACGGTGGGCGGTCGGGACGTCAACCACATCACCCGGGTCACCGGCTATTTCACCATCGTCGAGGGCTGGAACAAGGGCAAGTTGGGCGAGCTCAAGGACCGCTACCACTCCCAGATCGCCTGA
- the nrdR gene encoding transcriptional regulator NrdR: MKCPACSFPKDKVIDSRLCKDGQAIRRRRECLQCHRRYTTYEYIESALMVVKKDGRREAFDHQKLISGIRRAVEKRPISIDALERMVETIENELQAGGHNEVPADVIGEHVMKHLQELDGVAYVRFASVYRSFREVSEFADAAKSFAEKTQQKNIKK, from the coding sequence ATGAAATGTCCAGCCTGTTCTTTCCCCAAGGACAAGGTGATCGATTCCCGCTTATGTAAGGATGGCCAGGCCATTCGCCGTCGCAGGGAATGCCTACAGTGCCATCGCCGTTACACCACCTACGAGTACATAGAATCAGCCCTGATGGTGGTCAAAAAGGACGGCCGGCGGGAGGCTTTTGACCACCAGAAGCTTATTTCCGGCATCCGCCGGGCGGTGGAGAAGAGGCCCATCAGCATCGACGCCCTGGAGAGGATGGTTGAGACCATCGAGAACGAACTCCAGGCGGGGGGGCATAACGAGGTGCCGGCCGACGTCATCGGGGAACATGTGATGAAGCATCTCCAGGAGCTGGACGGGGTGGCCTACGTGCGTTTTGCCTCGGTCTACCGTTCCTTCCGCGAGGTATCCGAATTCGCCGATGCGGCCAAGTCATTCGCCGAAAAAACCCAGCAGAAAAATATAAAAAAGTGA
- a CDS encoding helix-turn-helix domain-containing protein, with translation MPVSPKEIDSGKLYTVSETAKILAVTDQTVRKHLGEKNLPGKKVGRRWLVKGSEIQKFIGELGW, from the coding sequence ATGCCTGTATCCCCAAAAGAAATAGATTCCGGGAAATTATACACCGTCTCGGAGACTGCCAAGATCCTGGCGGTCACCGACCAGACGGTGCGCAAGCATTTGGGCGAAAAAAATCTCCCGGGCAAGAAGGTCGGCCGGCGTTGGCTGGTCAAGGGAAGCGAGATCCAGAAATTTATTGGCGAATTGGGCTGGTAG
- the pilO gene encoding type 4a pilus biogenesis protein PilO, producing MSLDIKDPKIQITVGLILFGLILAGLFFKFSYQPSQKRIQGLSVQEAKQRQELEQVRAAVARLPELEEQYKALEKKWGKAQELLPTDSEIPSLLKKITNAGIESGVRFLVFKPGKLASATQLSAAIPVTMSVVGNFDQITTFMAKLGNLSRIIISSNIKINPNNDPIRTIKADFTANAYVFKSGGDQASAKAKTSRKPR from the coding sequence ATGAGCCTAGATATCAAAGATCCCAAGATACAAATAACCGTCGGCTTGATACTATTCGGGCTGATCCTAGCCGGGTTATTCTTCAAATTCAGCTATCAGCCGTCCCAAAAAAGAATTCAGGGGCTTTCCGTCCAGGAGGCCAAGCAGCGCCAGGAGCTTGAGCAGGTCCGGGCCGCCGTGGCCAGGCTCCCCGAATTGGAGGAGCAGTATAAGGCCCTGGAGAAAAAATGGGGAAAGGCTCAGGAGTTGCTGCCCACCGATAGCGAAATTCCCAGCCTGCTTAAAAAGATCACCAATGCCGGGATCGAATCAGGGGTGAGGTTCCTGGTTTTCAAGCCGGGAAAACTGGCCTCAGCCACTCAGCTTTCAGCGGCCATCCCGGTCACCATGTCGGTGGTCGGCAATTTTGACCAGATAACCACCTTTATGGCCAAGCTGGGTAATCTGTCAAGAATTATTATTTCGTCAAATATAAAAATCAATCCTAATAATGATCCGATACGTACCATTAAAGCCGATTTCACGGCCAATGCATACGTATTCAAATCAGGAGGAGATCAAGCCAGTGCAAAAGCTAAAACTTCTCGTAAACCCAGGTAG
- a CDS encoding PilN domain-containing protein → MIQINLIRDRKVERVAGAKPAGAGRSFSLPKLPFNVGILASVLGVVIVLVVMVLTMISQKAKIANLESKIKGYNEELAKLAGPKRLVDDYLKKQAEVNTKLNEIASIDKTRFYTVTLLDQLSHALPDYLWLTSMKDDKDLISMEGMTFSNLIVADFMDRLKGSGYFSNVELTQTTKATSEGRDLVKFSITSKYTENPNKPVSPGETTGQTAGKGSK, encoded by the coding sequence ATGATACAGATTAATTTGATCCGGGATCGCAAGGTAGAGAGAGTGGCCGGTGCCAAACCGGCCGGAGCCGGGCGCAGCTTTTCATTGCCCAAGCTTCCCTTCAATGTCGGCATCTTGGCCAGCGTTCTGGGGGTGGTCATCGTGCTGGTGGTCATGGTTTTGACCATGATCTCGCAGAAGGCCAAGATCGCCAACCTGGAATCCAAGATCAAGGGTTACAATGAAGAACTGGCAAAGCTGGCCGGTCCCAAGCGGCTGGTGGATGATTATCTTAAAAAGCAGGCCGAGGTGAACACCAAGCTGAACGAAATAGCCTCCATTGACAAGACCCGGTTCTATACCGTCACTTTGTTGGATCAATTGAGCCACGCCTTGCCGGATTATCTCTGGCTTACCAGCATGAAAGATGACAAGGATTTGATATCCATGGAAGGAATGACATTCTCCAATCTTATCGTGGCCGATTTCATGGACAGGCTGAAGGGTTCCGGGTATTTTTCTAACGTAGAATTAACCCAAACCACCAAGGCCACCAGCGAGGGGCGTGATCTGGTGAAATTCTCCATCACTTCAAAATATACCGAGAACCCGAACAAACCTGTCAGCCCCGGGGAAACGACGGGCCAAACAGCCGGAAAGGGGTCAAAATGA
- a CDS encoding anaerobic ribonucleoside-triphosphate reductase activating protein: MEIKGFIETSLIDWDGKIVSVLFLPGCNFRCPFCHNHILVKHPEQIADVPWKRIETFLRGKKGWIDGVVITGGEPTIHQDLLPLLTKLKGSGLPAKLDTNGSNPALLRKIIDQGLVKFIAMDIKASFDGSYDLACGVAVNKENIRESIGLIMTSGREYEFRTTIVPQYHDLDSVENMAKEIKGAKKWVLQQFVQTNADDEGLRSLPPYDEEYLEEMKKRAKGLVERVVLRGI; this comes from the coding sequence ATGGAAATAAAAGGCTTCATCGAAACATCGCTGATCGACTGGGACGGAAAGATCGTCTCAGTCCTTTTTCTTCCCGGCTGCAACTTTCGCTGTCCGTTCTGCCATAACCATATATTGGTCAAGCACCCTGAGCAGATCGCCGACGTCCCCTGGAAGCGCATAGAAACGTTTTTAAGGGGCAAGAAGGGCTGGATAGACGGGGTGGTGATCACCGGGGGCGAGCCCACCATCCACCAGGACCTGCTGCCCCTGCTGACGAAACTGAAGGGATCGGGCCTGCCGGCCAAATTAGACACCAACGGGAGCAACCCGGCCCTGTTAAGGAAGATAATAGACCAGGGCCTGGTAAAATTCATCGCCATGGATATCAAGGCTTCTTTCGACGGATCCTACGACCTGGCCTGCGGGGTTGCCGTCAATAAAGAGAATATCAGGGAAAGCATCGGCCTGATCATGACCTCCGGCCGGGAGTATGAGTTCCGCACCACCATTGTTCCGCAATATCACGATCTGGATTCGGTTGAAAATATGGCAAAAGAGATAAAAGGGGCAAAAAAGTGGGTTTTACAGCAGTTTGTCCAAACCAATGCCGACGACGAGGGGCTACGTAGTCTGCCGCCATATGATGAGGAATACCTGGAGGAGATGAAAAAGAGGGCGAAAGGATTGGTGGAAAGGGTGGTTTTAAGGGGAATATAA
- the nrdD gene encoding anaerobic ribonucleoside-triphosphate reductase: MPDKNRELLASPSTPDTQEPPRFLFAGEKLKDLHSSLANKMFHLVQKRNGNIVNFDKRKITEAIFKAAQAVGGSDNSVSENLADEVVLFLYSSKGDHLPNVEQVQDAVEKILIERGHAKTAKAYILYRDQRSKIRQQKIVARPDSAEAGKEQDATDLALFVRVSDDNIVQWDRERIISALKKEAGVAEDIAHKIAREVEDQIISAKVKRLTSSLVRELVDAKLVEHGLEEARKKHSRLGLPLYDVEKILTDRNRENANIPHNPEATNMSLAETINKQYALAKVFSQEVADAHSRGDIHLHDLGFINRPYCSGQSLEYVKKFGLSLPNALSIAKPARHADTLLAHMVKFSAALQGHFAGAIGWDAVNVFFAPYLVGMSDRDMQQLAQMMIFEYSQQSVARGGQAIFSDLNIYWETPKHFENVPAIGPGGEYTGKKYGDYLKESQRFAWALFDVYKGGDGTGRPFFFPKPQVHITEKFFLTPGHQDFLNHISQVAAEKGNTYFVFDRGETAKISECCRLAFKLEESDLQDAHFPWKMRYSALQNITLNLPRIAYLAKGDTSALFKKMDDFLHLSAKGHIQKRKFIEKLMSLKDQGPLALLAMEKDGESYLRLPRVSFLIGMLGLNEMVQIHTGQEMHQSTEAFKFGLKVIAYLHLKTKELAKEYNMKFVLEQTPAESTAFRFAKLDLEQFPKEAEKVVKGNLKDNSVYYTNSTYLNVAHPVNPIDRVKQEGKFHDMIEAGALTHIWIADSHPSPESIANFVTKTFRHTRNAQIAFSPEFTTCNVCSKVYRGLMDECPHCSGKRVSGIERIK; encoded by the coding sequence ATGCCAGATAAGAACCGTGAGCTACTAGCCAGCCCGTCCACCCCCGACACCCAGGAGCCTCCCCGCTTTTTATTCGCCGGAGAGAAGCTCAAGGACCTGCACAGCTCCCTGGCCAACAAGATGTTCCATCTGGTCCAGAAGCGCAACGGCAATATAGTCAATTTCGACAAACGCAAGATCACCGAGGCCATCTTCAAGGCCGCCCAGGCGGTGGGCGGCTCGGACAACAGCGTCTCCGAGAACCTGGCCGACGAGGTGGTGCTCTTTTTGTATTCCTCCAAGGGCGATCATCTGCCCAATGTGGAACAGGTCCAGGATGCCGTGGAAAAGATCCTGATAGAACGCGGCCATGCCAAGACCGCCAAGGCCTATATCCTTTACCGCGACCAGCGGTCCAAGATCCGCCAGCAGAAGATCGTTGCCAGGCCCGATTCGGCAGAAGCCGGAAAGGAACAGGACGCCACCGATCTGGCGCTGTTCGTCAGGGTGTCGGACGACAACATCGTCCAGTGGGACCGGGAGAGGATCATCAGCGCCCTTAAAAAGGAGGCCGGGGTGGCCGAGGACATAGCCCACAAGATCGCCCGGGAGGTGGAGGACCAGATCATCAGCGCCAAGGTCAAGCGCCTGACCTCGTCCCTGGTCCGCGAACTGGTGGATGCCAAACTGGTGGAGCACGGCCTGGAGGAGGCCCGCAAGAAGCACTCCCGGCTGGGGCTTCCCCTGTACGACGTGGAGAAGATCCTGACCGACCGCAACCGGGAGAACGCCAACATCCCCCACAATCCCGAGGCCACCAACATGTCGCTGGCCGAGACCATCAACAAACAGTATGCCCTGGCCAAGGTCTTCTCCCAGGAGGTGGCCGACGCCCACTCCCGGGGCGATATCCACCTGCACGACCTGGGATTCATCAACCGTCCCTACTGTTCCGGGCAGAGCCTGGAATATGTCAAAAAATTCGGGCTGTCCCTGCCCAATGCCCTGTCCATCGCCAAGCCTGCCCGGCATGCCGACACCCTGCTGGCCCACATGGTCAAGTTCTCGGCCGCCCTGCAGGGGCATTTTGCCGGGGCCATCGGCTGGGATGCCGTCAACGTCTTCTTCGCCCCGTATCTGGTGGGCATGTCCGACCGCGACATGCAGCAGCTGGCCCAGATGATGATCTTCGAATACAGCCAGCAGTCGGTGGCCCGGGGCGGCCAGGCCATCTTCTCCGACCTGAACATCTACTGGGAGACCCCCAAGCATTTTGAGAACGTCCCGGCCATAGGCCCGGGCGGCGAGTATACCGGAAAGAAATACGGCGATTATCTGAAGGAGTCCCAGCGCTTCGCCTGGGCGCTGTTCGATGTCTACAAGGGCGGAGACGGCACCGGGCGCCCCTTCTTCTTTCCCAAGCCCCAGGTCCACATCACCGAAAAATTCTTCCTGACGCCCGGCCACCAGGATTTTCTCAACCATATCTCCCAGGTGGCGGCCGAGAAGGGCAACACCTATTTCGTGTTCGACCGGGGCGAGACCGCCAAGATCTCCGAATGCTGCCGGCTGGCCTTCAAGCTGGAGGAGTCCGACCTGCAGGACGCCCACTTCCCCTGGAAGATGAGATATTCCGCCCTGCAGAACATCACTTTGAACCTGCCGCGCATCGCCTACCTGGCCAAGGGCGACACCAGCGCCCTGTTCAAAAAGATGGACGACTTCCTGCATCTCTCCGCCAAGGGCCACATCCAAAAGCGCAAGTTCATCGAAAAGCTGATGTCCCTGAAAGACCAGGGTCCGCTGGCCCTGCTGGCCATGGAGAAGGACGGCGAATCATACCTGCGCCTGCCCCGGGTGTCGTTCCTTATCGGCATGCTGGGCCTGAACGAGATGGTCCAGATCCACACCGGCCAGGAGATGCACCAATCCACCGAAGCCTTCAAGTTCGGGTTAAAGGTCATCGCCTACCTGCACCTCAAGACCAAGGAGCTGGCCAAGGAATACAACATGAAGTTCGTGCTGGAGCAGACCCCGGCCGAGAGCACCGCCTTCCGCTTTGCCAAGCTGGACCTGGAGCAATTCCCCAAGGAGGCCGAGAAGGTGGTCAAGGGCAACCTCAAGGATAATTCGGTCTATTACACCAACTCCACCTACCTGAACGTGGCCCACCCGGTCAATCCCATCGACCGGGTCAAGCAGGAGGGCAAGTTCCACGACATGATCGAGGCCGGGGCCCTGACCCACATCTGGATCGCCGATTCCCATCCTTCCCCGGAATCCATCGCCAATTTCGTCACCAAGACCTTCCGCCACACCCGCAACGCCCAGATCGCCTTCTCGCCGGAGTTCACCACCTGCAATGTCTGCAGCAAGGTCTACCGGGGCCTGATGGACGAGTGCCCGCACTGCAGCGGGAAGAGGGTCAGCGGGATAGAGAGGATCAAATAG
- a CDS encoding glycosyltransferase family 4 protein: MKVLHLVTAFPRDEKDIITPWLIEMLRHYPAHGLEAEIFTSSYQGLGEQMVHGLPVHRFRYFFKRWENLTHEETTPDRMKRSLLYKIMPAFYIIGGMIGIVKLLRKNRYDAVHVHWPLPHAVFGWAAKTFFGLPVVTTFYGVELRWVKRSMPLLKGFLAWSARMSDKVVAISNCTAGEVRELADVPVEVIPYTISLPENREFSQPPAGPRIILSVSRLVERKGIIYLIDALKYLPQEMEVHLAIIGDGPERDRLKERALSQNLGRKISLPGWVSEAELESAYRNASVFVLPAIIDSKGDTEGLGVVILEAMNYKVPVIGSDLGGITDIIMDEETGLLVPEKDPQALARAITRILTDEDLRTKITEGAYQHLKHNFSWDNILQKWVRVYKSLE, from the coding sequence ATGAAAGTACTTCACCTGGTCACCGCTTTCCCCCGGGACGAAAAGGACATCATCACCCCCTGGCTGATAGAGATGTTGCGGCATTACCCGGCGCACGGCCTGGAGGCGGAGATATTCACTTCGTCCTACCAGGGCCTGGGCGAACAGATGGTCCACGGGCTGCCGGTGCACCGCTTCCGTTATTTCTTCAAACGCTGGGAGAACCTGACCCACGAGGAGACCACCCCGGACCGCATGAAAAGATCCCTGCTGTACAAGATCATGCCGGCTTTCTACATCATCGGCGGAATGATCGGGATCGTTAAACTGTTAAGAAAAAACCGATACGATGCGGTCCATGTCCACTGGCCGCTGCCGCATGCCGTGTTCGGCTGGGCGGCCAAAACATTCTTCGGCCTGCCGGTGGTCACCACCTTCTACGGGGTGGAGCTGCGCTGGGTGAAGCGCTCCATGCCTCTGCTGAAAGGTTTTCTGGCCTGGTCGGCCCGGATGTCGGATAAAGTGGTGGCCATCTCCAACTGCACCGCCGGCGAGGTCAGGGAGCTGGCCGATGTGCCGGTGGAGGTGATACCCTATACCATCAGCCTGCCGGAGAACCGGGAATTCTCACAGCCTCCGGCCGGTCCCAGGATCATCCTTTCGGTCAGCCGGCTGGTGGAACGCAAGGGCATCATCTATCTGATAGACGCCCTTAAATACCTGCCGCAGGAAATGGAGGTCCATCTGGCCATCATCGGCGACGGCCCGGAGAGGGACCGTTTGAAGGAGAGGGCCCTGTCACAGAACCTGGGGCGAAAGATAAGCCTGCCCGGCTGGGTAAGCGAGGCCGAACTGGAGAGCGCCTACCGCAATGCTTCGGTGTTCGTTCTGCCGGCCATCATAGATTCCAAGGGGGATACCGAGGGGCTGGGGGTGGTCATCCTGGAGGCCATGAATTACAAGGTGCCGGTCATCGGCAGCGATCTGGGCGGGATCACCGACATTATAATGGATGAAGAAACCGGTTTGTTAGTGCCGGAGAAGGATCCCCAGGCTCTGGCCAGGGCAATTACCAGGATATTGACAGATGAGGACCTAAGAACTAAAATTACCGAGGGGGCCTATCAACATTTAAAGCATAACTTTAGTTGGGATAATATATTACAGAAATGGGTGAGAGTCTATAAAAGCCTTGAATAG
- a CDS encoding inner membrane CreD family protein encodes MAKKIAAIVFVFFCTAMAWVILGGVTVDRTNSQDSKLKRAVGQLWGTPQRQSAPLVFYQVRQEQKVVKTTEGGKAVTETRNSLSDHYLNLESSDIKADLKLTHRKKGLLWYSTYQVDFDGSYGLINSTSDERQICFQYSFPSRDGIYDDFAISVNGLPEKELVPTDGKIRKWIRLKPGQTAQVRVAYRSQGLDQWWYVFGDNISQIRNFKLAMTTDFGRIDFPENAISPTSKQALSNIEGSKKGGGWELVWQYNNLISGIQIGMEMPRKINPGPFVSKISFFAPVSLFLFFFLVFIITVLRGIKLHPMHYFFLAASFFAFHLLMAYLADHADIYLAFFISAAVSVFLAVSYMRIVAGARFALVETALAQLVYLVFFSYAFFWEGYTGLAITICCIATLFVVMQFTARIDWDKQFSGK; translated from the coding sequence ATGGCCAAAAAGATAGCCGCCATCGTCTTCGTCTTCTTCTGCACCGCCATGGCCTGGGTGATCCTGGGCGGGGTGACGGTGGACCGCACCAACTCCCAGGACAGCAAGCTCAAGCGGGCGGTGGGCCAGCTGTGGGGCACCCCCCAAAGGCAGAGCGCGCCGCTGGTGTTCTACCAGGTCAGGCAGGAACAGAAGGTGGTCAAAACCACCGAGGGGGGCAAGGCCGTCACCGAGACCAGAAACAGCCTGTCCGACCACTACCTGAACCTGGAATCCAGCGACATCAAGGCCGACCTGAAACTGACCCACCGCAAGAAGGGCCTGCTGTGGTACTCCACCTACCAGGTGGATTTCGACGGCAGCTACGGCCTGATCAACAGCACTTCGGATGAACGCCAGATCTGCTTCCAGTATTCCTTCCCCTCCCGGGACGGCATCTACGACGATTTCGCCATCTCGGTCAACGGCCTGCCGGAGAAGGAGCTGGTGCCCACCGACGGCAAGATCCGTAAGTGGATCAGGCTGAAGCCCGGCCAGACCGCCCAGGTGCGGGTGGCCTACCGTTCCCAGGGGCTGGACCAGTGGTGGTACGTCTTCGGGGACAATATCTCGCAGATCCGCAATTTTAAGCTGGCCATGACCACCGATTTCGGGCGGATAGATTTTCCCGAGAACGCCATCTCGCCCACCTCCAAGCAGGCCCTGAGTAATATCGAAGGGAGCAAAAAGGGCGGGGGATGGGAGCTGGTCTGGCAGTACAACAACCTGATCTCGGGGATCCAGATCGGCATGGAGATGCCCAGGAAGATAAACCCCGGCCCCTTCGTCAGCAAGATCAGCTTCTTCGCCCCGGTGTCTCTGTTCCTGTTCTTCTTTTTGGTGTTCATCATCACCGTCCTTCGCGGCATAAAACTGCATCCCATGCATTACTTTTTCCTGGCGGCGTCGTTCTTCGCCTTCCACCTGCTGATGGCCTACCTGGCGGACCACGCCGACATCTACCTGGCGTTCTTCATCAGCGCGGCGGTGTCGGTGTTCCTGGCGGTGTCCTACATGCGGATCGTGGCCGGGGCCCGCTTTGCCCTGGTGGAGACGGCCCTGGCCCAGCTGGTGTATCTGGTGTTCTTCTCCTACGCCTTCTTCTGGGAGGGCTACACCGGGCTGGCCATCACCATCTGCTGTATTGCCACGCTGTTCGTGGTGATGCAGTTCACGGCCAGGATAGATTGGGACAAACAGTTTTCGGGAAAATGA